The nucleotide window AATTCCCTGTATATCTTTGGCGTGACTGGAGTGGTTGGTATCCTTCTTTCCACTTTTTCGGTAATCACATTTCCAGCATTCTTCGTCAAGATGTACATCACTCTTGCGGTCATGGCTATGGGCATCATCATGATGTTCACTAGGAATCGAGAGATATCCTATTCAAAGGAGAAGCTGGCTTTGATGGGGACAGTGGCAGCTTTCAACAAGGGCATTTCTGGGGGCGGATATGGGGCCATAGCAGTAGGGGGACAGATTGTAAGTGACATCAAGCCACGGGCTGCTGTTGCAATCACAACATTGGTAGAAGGTATGCTTTGCGCGATAGGTTTCTTGATTCATTTCTTGCTTCGCGGTTTCCCATCGCTGTGGTTCATCATCCCAATCACAGCCGGTGGCGTACTGGCTGCCCCGTTCTCTGCACTCACTGTTGCAAGACTCAATGATCAACATGTGAAGGGAATCATCGCAATCTGCACCTTCATTGTGGGACTTGTTACACTGCTATGGGTTCTGACTGGAGGGTTCTTTTGAACTAGGAGGAGGAATTTATGGGTAACTGCATGGCTGCTTGGGAATATTCACGAGAAACTAATCAACTAGTCATTCGAAATTTGAACGAAATTTCATTGCTTCAACAATCTCGGAATCTGAGACTTACAGTAGAAACGATAGCATACCCACATACAATCAGAACAGTAGAACAATCGGAAACTTGGAGGAATAAATAATGCAACCGCCACACGGAGGAACACTCGTAGATCGGACCGTAAGCGAAAAGGAAAGCAATCGAATCACAGAGAACTTTGATGAGTATCCAACAATGAAGATATCAAAGGAGATTGCACAAGAGATCGACAACATGGCCCATGGGGTATTTAGTCCCCTAGACGGGTTCTTGAAGCGTTCAGACTTCGAAATGGTCTTGGAACATGGCCGTCTTGCAAATGATGTTCCCTGGACAATACCAATCGTATTCGATGTTGATGAAGACACGCTTGGAGATACGAAAGAGGGTGATATGGTCGGCTTGATGTACAATGGAAAGCCAACTGCAACTCTCGAAGTTGAAGATATCTACGGATATGATAAATCGAGATTCGCCGAATCTGTCTTTGGTACAACCGACGGTCGCCATCCGGGCGTAGCTAAAGTCATGGGTCTGAATGATACTCTGGTGGGCGGTCGTGTTCGACTGCTCAGTGATATTGGGAATCCTTACCCAGATTTCACCTTGCGTCCAAAGGAAACTCGGATTCTATTTGACGAGAAAGACTGGCATACTGTAGTGGCTTTCCAGACGCGGAATCCACCACATCTAGGACATGAGTACGTCCAGAAGACTGCTTTGTCCATGATTGATGGTATTTTCATCAATCCCCTCATAGGCAAGAAAAAGAAGGGAGATTTCAAGGATGAAGTTATTCTCCAAGCCTATAAGACGCTTATGAGGAACTATTACCTTCAGAAGTATGCAGTCATGGCTGTACTCCACACAGAGATGCGATATGGGGGCCCACGGGAGGCAATTCATCATGCAATCATGCGAAAGAATTTTGGTTGTACTCATTTCATAGTTGGTCGAGATCACGCTGGTGTGGGCGATTTCTACGGCCCATTTGACGCACACTACATTTTCGAGGAATACCCTGATTTGGGTATTTCACCAATTTGCTTCGAATCCTTCTTCTACTGCAAAGAGTGCAGCAGCATAGCGAATTCCAAGATTTGTCCCCATGATTCGGATGATCATGTGATATTCTCCGGAACAAAAATCCGAGGCATGCTGTCTGAAGGCGTTTGCCCCCCTGATGATATGATGCGCCCTGAGGTAGCTGACACAATACTAGAATTCGATGAACCCTTTGTGAAATGAAGGTGTGGTGCTAATGCGGAAAGCTGTGCTTCTTGGCTGGGATGGTGTTCCACCAAATCTGGTGTTCGATGATTTGGCAGAAGTGATGCCGAATCTCTCCCAGCTTACTACGCACAGCAACTATGGCGCTCTTAGAAGCACAAAACCGCCTATCACGATACCAGCTTGGATGTGCATGGCAACTGGCTGTGATCCTGGCCAACTAGGCTTGTATGGTTTCAGGCACAGGGAACCCGGCAATTACAAGGATGTATGGATCCCCGATTCCAACAAGATAGAACCGAAGAAACTTTGGGATTTCGTTGGAGAGAAACACGGCAAAGTAATTGTAATCGGTATGCCTCCGTCTTATCCCCCTCCAAAAGTGAATGGATGCCTAGTCTCTGGTTTCTTGGCTCCTGGAACCGATAAGACCTACACGTATCCTGAGTCACTTATGGAAGAAATAGAGGATATCGTCGGAGAATACTCGCTTGATGTTTTCTATCGAACTGAAGAGAAAGAGGAGCTGTATACGAACCTGATAGACATGGTCAAGAAACGGCACAAGCTGACCAAATACTTGATGAAAGAAAAACCGTGGGATCTTTTCGTCTTGATGGAGGTTGGCTCTGATAGACTACATCATGGTTTTTGGCGATTTTATGATAAAGAGCATCACAAATACGAACCAGGAAACGAGTATGAATCGAAGTTTGTTGATTTCTACAAACTACTAGACGAACAACTTGGTGAACTACTTGAAATCATGCCTGATGACACACTGTTTGTACTGACGTCGGACCATGGAGCAAAGGGACGGAAGGGGGCTTTCTGTATCAATCAATGGTTGGAGAAAAAGGGTCTTTTATCATTGAAGAAGCAGCCAACTGAGCCACAGTCTCTTGAAGATTTGGACATAGACTGGAAGAACACGAAGGCTTGGGGGTGGGGCGGATATTACTCTCGAATCTTTGTAAATGTGGAAGGGTACGAAGAGCGGGGCACAGTTCCGCCGCACGAGTATGAACGTTTTCGCACGAATCTTGCAAAGAAACTACTGAAGATTAAGGGCCCCAATGGTGAAGACTGGAAGAACATCGTAGACAAACCCGAGGATATCTACGAAGAATGCATAGGGGATTATCCTGATTTGATGGTTTACTTCGATGATCTCTGCTGGAGAGGATCAAGCAGTATGGGTCACGAATCTATGTACTTCTATGGAAGCGCTACTGGCCCAGATGATGCCGTCCACGATTGGGACGGAATTTACGTTACACGATTTCCCGGCCAAACTGAAGCTGCTAGGAAATCACAGGATATCTTAGACATAGCCCCAACGATTCTAGAGTTCATGGGGCTTGAAACTAAAGACTACATGACAGGACAAGCGATTAGGAGACAATGAAACATGGAAAATGGATTTTGTATTTGGCTGACAGGTTTCTCAGGTTCAGGAAAGACGACGATAGCTGAAAAACTAGTTGAACACTTCAAGGGATCCCGCTACATCGAAACGATGGATGGGGATGAACTTCGACAAGGTTTGAGCAGAGACCTTGGTTTCTCGAAGGAGGACAGAAATGAGCACAATCACAGAGTTATATTCTGTACCAAACTACTGGCACGGAATGGTGTTATTGTTGTTGTTGCTCTGATTTCTCCATACCGGGAGACCAGAGCGTACGCAAAAGAAGAAATCCCCAATATGATGGAGGTCTTTGTTAACGCCCCAATTGATATCTGCATTGAGAGGGACCCCAAGGGGCTTTATGAACAGGCACTTGCGGGTGAAATCAAGAATTTCACGGGTATTGACGACCCCTACGAAAAACCCCTTGATCCTGATGTTACGGTCGACACTCATGAGGAGACAGTTGAAGAGTCCGTCAACAAAATCCTTGATAAGGCAAGGGAACTCGGATATCTATCCGGGGATTGAAAGAACCACAAAGGAAAAGGTGATTACAGATGGCGAAGGGAAAAAAACGAACAGGAAAGTTCACATCGGTCTCAGTTCCAGTACCTCTTTTCAACAAGATTGAGAACCGGATTGAAGGAACAGGTTTCACATCAGTATCAAGCTATGTGACCTATGTGTTGCGAGAAATAATCGCAAACAAGGAAGAAGAAGAGACTGAGAATCCTTTTACAGAAGAGGATGAGAAGAAGGTCAAAGACAGATTGAAGGCGCTTGGTTATTTGGACTGAGTTCCAGCATACAAAGTCAATCAGGCGAGAAACATGGGTGAGCCGGACGACCTGTTGGAAGTGCTGAAAAACGCTATTGTTCCTGGAGGAATAATCCTGAACCACCTCCAGGGTCGGATAGAGAATATTCCAAAGAAATCGGATTTGCCTGACAGCAAAGCTGATGCCACATCTACTGCCCATACGATTGCCGATGATTTGGTTCAAGAAGTGGTGCTCGAAGTTCTGCACTCCTATGTGCCCAATTTACGCATAAACGCTGAAGAATCGACACCTCGGACGAAGATTTTCCGTGGGGGTCAGGAGCATCTGTGTTTCCATCTGGATCCTTTGGATGGCACGTATTCTTATACTCAGGGGCGAAATGACCATGCAATAGGAGCTGCGTTCTCAAGGGAGAGGGAGTTTGTAGCAAGCGCAATTTATTTTCCTGCGATTGACCGAATCTATCTTTCGAAACGTGATGGAGGGGTAAGGGTTGAGACATCAACAGGTGAGAAACTGCCTTTTCAGCGCAAAGGTGAGCCTGGTGATTACTACTCGCAGAAACGCGCTGACAAGTATCTTCCTGTTGTTCAGCAAATGGGTTTGGAACGGTTCGATTCTATGGGTGCTCATCACACGATGGTTGCGGTTGCAGAAGGCCGTGTGAGTGTTCAGATGTATCATCTTGCAAGTCCCCATGATTTTGGCATTCCACAAGTCATCGTTGAAGAGGCGGGAGGCGTTTGTACAGATTTACATGGAAACCCAGTCGAATATTCTGATGATTTTGCGCGGGTTCCATGGTTTTTTGCGTTCTCACATCCCAGCGTGAAAGCAGAATTCTTTAGGATTCTGAAATCCATGGGGATTTGATGATTGTAGAAGATAGCAATCCAACTGCATATTGAACCCATACTCATCAGATTAGATCGGATACGTGGAAGACACCACATACATTTGTTCTGTGCGGGATATGTCTGATACCTGAGGTGAATACTACATCTTTGTCTTCGCTGACTAAACCTTCGCTATGCACTCTGCGGACAGCTTGCTGTACCAAATCGTCAACGTTGTCGAGGTCCTGCTTATACTGTACCGGGTGCACTCCCCACAGTAATCTCATTCGTCTAATAACGGCGGGATCTCTTGTCACAGCATAGATGTCTGTTGGTGGCCTAAATTTTGAAATCCATCTGGCGGTAAATCCACTTCTGGTTGCGCTTACTATTCCACAAACATTCTCTGGAATAAGCGCTACCGCATTATAGACCAGATTTCCAATAATTTCAACTATCATACGCTTTTCTGATGTGATGTCTAACGGATTTACTGGTGTTATCTGCTTCTCTGCTCGACTGATGATTCTGTTCATCATTTCAACTGTCTTCGGTGGGTTTCTGCCAATGGCTGTCTCCCCGCTCAGCATCACTGCATCTGCCCTGTCGAAAATTGCGTGAGCAACATCGCTCACTTCTGCACGGGTGGGTAATCTCTCATGGGTCATAGACTCCAGCATATGTGTTGCAACGATACTGGGTCGTGCCCACTTATTCGCTTGGCGTATGAGTTCTCTCTGAAGCACAGGTACTTCCTCGATAGGCACCTCGATTCCAAGATCGCCTCGTGCTATCATTACTCCATGTGATTCTTCGAGGATTTCGTCGTAATTCTGTACGGCCAATGTGTGCTCGATTTTGCTGATAACATCTATATCTCCGAGCCCGTTTCCTTCCAAGATTTCATTGACCTTGCGCACTTCATCTGCATCGCGGACGAAAGAGAGCGCCAGAAAATCTGGTTCTAGCTCCGCGGCTAAGTCAATATCCCTGAGATCCTTTTCTGTTGGCATACTGCAGGATAATTTAATGCCCGGAATGTTCACGCCCTTTCTGCTCGATATGGGTCCACCATTGGTAACCTTGGTGACTACTTCGTTGTCTCGAATTTCTTGAACTACGAGATTGACTATGCCGTCGTTAATGGCAATAGTATCGCCTTTTTTGACATCCTCAGGCAGCTCTTCGTGGGAAATGGACACCCTTTGACGGTTTCCAACGAAGTCTTCGGTTGAAAGGATGAATTCGTCACCTTCATCGAGCTCTACTTCTTCCTCCATTTCACCGATTCGTATTTTCGGTCCCTGAAGGTCAAAGAGTATTCCTACTGTATCATCTACTGAACGAATCAGTTTGAAAGTTTCTTTGGCTGATGAATGATCCTCATGCGATAGGTTGATTCTTGCTACATCCATTCCGGCGTCTACCATTTTATGAAGGACTTCTCGTGACTTGGATGCTGGTCCAATGGTGCAAACTATCTTAGAACGTGTATTTTGCTCTTGCATTGTGAACACCCGTGGTGGCTAATCCTGTATTCTCACTCGTAGGCTACTAAGTTATAGTTTGTCACCACGTACAAACCTTGGATTAGTATGCATCTATCTCCCCTTGCATGAAATCATTAATAGCGATTCGACCGAAAAGTCCATTAATCAATATTAACTATAGATAATTGAGGTATAGGTATTGAACTTGAATGATAAGGTTGTAATTGTAACAGGCGCCGCACAAGGCATTGGACGTGGAATCGCATTAGAGATGGCAGATCATGGAGCGAAGGTTGCTGTTAGTGATATAGATGACAAAGTCAAGAATGTTGCTGATGAAATCACGGAGGGGGGTCACGAATCTATTTCATTACTGACCGACGTTTCTAATATGGAACAGGTTGAAAAAATGATTCAATCTGTTCTGGATAAATGGGGCAAAATAGATGTCTTGGTCAATAATGCTGGAATTTACCCGTACAAGACCCTATTGGCGATGGAAGAAGATGATTGGGACAAAGTAATAGACGTAAATCTGAAGGGTGTTTTCAATTGTACCAAGGCAGCGCTTTCAGCACTAAAGAAGAATGGTGGAAGCATAGTCAACATAGCATCAATTGCTGGGGCTGTAATCGGCTATCGCGATCTGACTCATTATAGTGCTTCAAAGGCTGGCGTGGTAGGCTTCACGAGAGCCGCTGCATTAGAACTTGCTCCCAATGAGATTCGAGTGAATGCCATTGCTCCTGGAGCTATCGAAACGCCAACTGTCAATAGGACCCTGACAAAAGAGCTCCGTGCAAAGACCATCAGTTCTATTCCATGGGGCCGAATGGGAACTCCCGAAGACATAGCAAAAACTGTGGCTTTTTTGGCATCAGATGCTTCTGAGTATATCACCGGCCAAGTCTTGGTTGTAGATGGCGGCTTAACAGTTCAATAGACGAAGAAGACTCATTGACGTGAAAGACATTCAAAGGTCTATAGAGATCGGTTCAGCCACGGCCCGATTCGAATAGGAGAAAAGTAGCTTCTATTGTTCTAGCAAAACGTCTAAAGAGCTTCCTGCCTATCCGTGAAGTGGATTACAATGAGGAAGTGTGCATATTATGGATGATATTGAAAGGGTTCATGCCATCGAAGTACTGGATTCACGCGGAAATCCCACCATCATGACAAAGGTTTCTTTTGCGGATGGAAGTACCGGTGTTGCCAAAGTACCAAGTGGAGCTTCAACAGGAGCGAGAGAGGCTCTTGAGCTTCGTGACGGGGGAGACCGTTATCTTGGGAAGGGAGTTACAAGAGCGGTAGATAACGTCAATACAGTTCTTGCAGACGCTGTGAAATCAGCAGATCCACTCTCCTTCGAAGGGATCGACGCAGCAATGCTTAGGGCTGACGGAACGGAAGATAAAAGCAACCTTGGAGCTAACGCCATTCTTTCTGTTTCAATGGCAGCGGCTGTAGCACTTGCAAAAGATGAAGGCATGGAACTGTTCGAATTCCTGAAGAAACGCGTTTTGGGCGGTAAAGATAATTACTTGCAGCCTGTGCCTATGTCCAATGTCATCAATGGCGGGGAGCATGCTGGAAATAATCTGGCTATTCAAGAATTTATGATTTTACCAATCGGCGCCGAAGACATCCAAGAAGCTGTTCGCTGTATCAGTGAGATTTACCATGTTCTAGGAAAGCAGATGGTTTC belongs to Candidatus Thorarchaeota archaeon and includes:
- a CDS encoding SDR family oxidoreductase, whose protein sequence is MNLNDKVVIVTGAAQGIGRGIALEMADHGAKVAVSDIDDKVKNVADEITEGGHESISLLTDVSNMEQVEKMIQSVLDKWGKIDVLVNNAGIYPYKTLLAMEEDDWDKVIDVNLKGVFNCTKAALSALKKNGGSIVNIASIAGAVIGYRDLTHYSASKAGVVGFTRAAALELAPNEIRVNAIAPGAIETPTVNRTLTKELRAKTISSIPWGRMGTPEDIAKTVAFLASDASEYITGQVLVVDGGLTVQ
- a CDS encoding CopG family transcriptional regulator; the protein is MAKGKKRTGKFTSVSVPVPLFNKIENRIEGTGFTSVSSYVTYVLREIIANKEEEETENPFTEEDEKKVKDRLKALGYLD
- the cysC gene encoding adenylyl-sulfate kinase; translated protein: MENGFCIWLTGFSGSGKTTIAEKLVEHFKGSRYIETMDGDELRQGLSRDLGFSKEDRNEHNHRVIFCTKLLARNGVIVVVALISPYRETRAYAKEEIPNMMEVFVNAPIDICIERDPKGLYEQALAGEIKNFTGIDDPYEKPLDPDVTVDTHEETVEESVNKILDKARELGYLSGD
- a CDS encoding sulfite exporter TauE/SafE family protein, with translation MLIESILVLAVVAFICEYVDATVGMGFGTILTPALIILGYEPITLVPVVLFAQFFAGFVCSAFHHRFRNMNILDDKEERNSLYIFGVTGVVGILLSTFSVITFPAFFVKMYITLAVMAMGIIMMFTRNREISYSKEKLALMGTVAAFNKGISGGGYGAIAVGGQIVSDIKPRAAVAITTLVEGMLCAIGFLIHFLLRGFPSLWFIIPITAGGVLAAPFSALTVARLNDQHVKGIIAICTFIVGLVTLLWVLTGGFF
- the pyk gene encoding pyruvate kinase translates to MQEQNTRSKIVCTIGPASKSREVLHKMVDAGMDVARINLSHEDHSSAKETFKLIRSVDDTVGILFDLQGPKIRIGEMEEEVELDEGDEFILSTEDFVGNRQRVSISHEELPEDVKKGDTIAINDGIVNLVVQEIRDNEVVTKVTNGGPISSRKGVNIPGIKLSCSMPTEKDLRDIDLAAELEPDFLALSFVRDADEVRKVNEILEGNGLGDIDVISKIEHTLAVQNYDEILEESHGVMIARGDLGIEVPIEEVPVLQRELIRQANKWARPSIVATHMLESMTHERLPTRAEVSDVAHAIFDRADAVMLSGETAIGRNPPKTVEMMNRIISRAEKQITPVNPLDITSEKRMIVEIIGNLVYNAVALIPENVCGIVSATRSGFTARWISKFRPPTDIYAVTRDPAVIRRMRLLWGVHPVQYKQDLDNVDDLVQQAVRRVHSEGLVSEDKDVVFTSGIRHIPHRTNVCGVFHVSDLI
- a CDS encoding alkaline phosphatase family protein: MRKAVLLGWDGVPPNLVFDDLAEVMPNLSQLTTHSNYGALRSTKPPITIPAWMCMATGCDPGQLGLYGFRHREPGNYKDVWIPDSNKIEPKKLWDFVGEKHGKVIVIGMPPSYPPPKVNGCLVSGFLAPGTDKTYTYPESLMEEIEDIVGEYSLDVFYRTEEKEELYTNLIDMVKKRHKLTKYLMKEKPWDLFVLMEVGSDRLHHGFWRFYDKEHHKYEPGNEYESKFVDFYKLLDEQLGELLEIMPDDTLFVLTSDHGAKGRKGAFCINQWLEKKGLLSLKKQPTEPQSLEDLDIDWKNTKAWGWGGYYSRIFVNVEGYEERGTVPPHEYERFRTNLAKKLLKIKGPNGEDWKNIVDKPEDIYEECIGDYPDLMVYFDDLCWRGSSSMGHESMYFYGSATGPDDAVHDWDGIYVTRFPGQTEAARKSQDILDIAPTILEFMGLETKDYMTGQAIRRQ
- the sat gene encoding sulfate adenylyltransferase produces the protein MMQPPHGGTLVDRTVSEKESNRITENFDEYPTMKISKEIAQEIDNMAHGVFSPLDGFLKRSDFEMVLEHGRLANDVPWTIPIVFDVDEDTLGDTKEGDMVGLMYNGKPTATLEVEDIYGYDKSRFAESVFGTTDGRHPGVAKVMGLNDTLVGGRVRLLSDIGNPYPDFTLRPKETRILFDEKDWHTVVAFQTRNPPHLGHEYVQKTALSMIDGIFINPLIGKKKKGDFKDEVILQAYKTLMRNYYLQKYAVMAVLHTEMRYGGPREAIHHAIMRKNFGCTHFIVGRDHAGVGDFYGPFDAHYIFEEYPDLGISPICFESFFYCKECSSIANSKICPHDSDDHVIFSGTKIRGMLSEGVCPPDDMMRPEVADTILEFDEPFVK